A genomic stretch from Rubripirellula reticaptiva includes:
- a CDS encoding DmsC/YnfH family molybdoenzyme membrane anchor subunit — MSSSLPIIDPSTDLIGQLLAEQQSLSAVEQFSSFHAGLDKSDAANLVPEAPAQERYYRNLLPASPPGPDQQFAFEVDLDKCSGCKACVVACHTLNGLEEDEAWRRVGTLTIGETLIDDELSPTLPAIQHVTTACHHCEDPGCLNGCPVKAYEKDPVTGIVRHLDDQCIGCKYCTMMCPYEVPQYSDRLGIVRKCDMCHQRLSAGEAPACVQACPNEAIAITVVQRGLQFGDDTTLAPGAPLSSITQPTTQYKSSRNAAVESAMPQDASVDHVAESHWPLAVMLVATQAAVGMIIVERLVTLSWLVTGHDTSIDVTRWTALTALLVGGIGLNIAPLHLGKPLRAWRVFLGLRTSWLSREAIILGKFMGLLGLATGLLWMPVLADYVPSRITELIPSWAGSAALAGSIPLGIAGLFSSGMIYVATKRRLWRMSRTMTRFFGSSALIGICSVAMIIGPGSTSMALAAIAAILMAAKLAWEWKTHLGSQSKRSSTEDARSHRLVIRELKELASARILTAAVSIVLLLVGSTDMLSSTYVRFGIFALASISLLAGELVERLLYFSSVVYDRMPGTFR, encoded by the coding sequence ATGTCTTCTTCGCTTCCCATTATCGATCCCTCGACGGACTTGATTGGTCAACTTTTGGCTGAGCAACAATCGTTGTCGGCCGTTGAGCAGTTTAGTTCGTTCCACGCGGGACTCGACAAGAGCGACGCCGCCAATTTGGTGCCAGAAGCCCCGGCACAAGAACGCTACTACCGAAACCTGCTACCCGCATCGCCACCTGGTCCAGACCAACAGTTTGCGTTCGAAGTCGATTTGGACAAATGCAGTGGCTGCAAAGCTTGCGTCGTCGCCTGTCACACTCTTAACGGTCTAGAAGAAGATGAAGCGTGGCGGCGTGTCGGTACGTTGACGATCGGCGAAACCCTGATTGACGACGAACTGTCTCCTACCCTGCCCGCGATCCAGCACGTCACGACGGCCTGTCATCACTGCGAAGATCCAGGTTGCTTGAACGGGTGCCCTGTCAAGGCGTACGAAAAAGACCCTGTCACCGGAATCGTGCGTCATTTGGACGACCAGTGCATCGGATGCAAGTACTGCACAATGATGTGCCCTTATGAAGTCCCCCAGTACAGCGACCGTCTTGGCATCGTACGAAAGTGCGACATGTGCCACCAACGACTTTCGGCTGGCGAAGCCCCTGCCTGTGTTCAAGCATGTCCAAACGAAGCCATTGCAATCACCGTCGTTCAGCGCGGACTGCAATTCGGCGACGACACTACGCTAGCCCCCGGCGCTCCGCTTTCCAGCATCACCCAGCCCACCACTCAGTACAAATCGTCGCGTAACGCAGCTGTTGAATCGGCGATGCCGCAAGATGCTAGTGTTGATCACGTTGCTGAAAGCCACTGGCCACTGGCGGTGATGCTGGTCGCAACTCAAGCTGCCGTTGGAATGATCATTGTTGAACGCCTGGTAACGCTGTCATGGCTGGTAACTGGCCACGACACGTCAATCGACGTCACACGCTGGACGGCACTTACCGCACTGTTGGTCGGTGGCATTGGTTTGAACATTGCTCCACTGCACCTAGGCAAGCCACTAAGAGCCTGGCGAGTCTTCCTGGGTTTAAGAACAAGCTGGCTTAGTCGCGAGGCCATCATCCTTGGCAAGTTCATGGGACTCCTCGGCCTGGCAACCGGATTGCTATGGATGCCAGTGCTTGCTGACTACGTACCCAGTCGCATCACCGAACTGATCCCGTCATGGGCAGGTAGTGCCGCGCTTGCGGGATCGATTCCTTTGGGAATCGCAGGATTGTTCAGCAGCGGGATGATCTACGTCGCGACCAAACGCCGACTGTGGCGGATGAGCCGAACCATGACCCGATTCTTTGGCTCGAGTGCACTGATTGGAATTTGCAGCGTAGCGATGATCATTGGGCCTGGCTCGACATCGATGGCCCTTGCAGCGATCGCGGCGATTTTGATGGCTGCAAAACTGGCATGGGAATGGAAGACGCACTTGGGATCACAATCCAAACGCAGCAGTACCGAGGACGCTCGCAGCCACCGTCTGGTGATCCGCGAGCTGAAGGAACTGGCGAGTGCACGAATTCTGACCGCAGCCGTGTCCATCGTGCTGTTGTTGGTTGGAAGCACTGACATGTTGAGTTCGACCTACGTCAGATTTGGCATCTTTGCTTTAGCCTCAATCAGCCTGCTGGCCGGAGAGCTTGTCGAACGCTTGTTGTATTTTTCAAGCGTCGTTTACGATCGCATGCCGGGGACATTTCGATAA
- a CDS encoding molybdopterin oxidoreductase family protein, translated as MSTAIKPTKASASLTQTTNEAARRSLPQFLQARSGKMTRELLLSPGQHGLGMTPASLVADTTTTAVCGYCSTGCGLRLHVLDGEAVGLTPETNYPVNLGMACPKGWEALRVLESDDRARVPKVRRADGQMDSVSWDDALNLFTDRFKAIQAEHGNDSVAFLSTGQIPSEEMAFLGALAKFGMNIKHGDGNTRQCMATAVAAYKESFGFDAPPFTYDDFEQSDCLVFIGANPCIGHPILWERVLRNKNNPEIIVIDPRRTETAMSATEHLQLSPKSDLALLYSITHCLIEGGFVDQTFVEAHTDGFEALRSHVSRFDAETVAASSGISAEQIRRVAAKIGKGDAVSLWWTMGVNQSYEGTRTAQAIINIALITGNIGRPGTGANSITGQCNAMGSRLWSNTTNLFGHHKFENADDRSKVAEALQISVDTIPTEGSWSYDQIMEGIRAGEIKGLWIIATNPAHSWSNQEDARELLDQLDFLVVQDMYDSTETAHHADLILPAAAWGEKEGTFINSERRYGLLKKVRKAPGEALADFQIFRAIAHYWGVGEMFKQWTHPEAVFRIMQRASAGSPCDITGITGYEQIDRSGGVQWPWSAADAENCGDVDPPVQRRLFSDGEFCHPNGKARLIVDEITPPPEAPDAEYPTMLLTGRGTVSQWHTQTRTSKSPVLRKLYPNHSYIEIHPDDATTIGVANGDRVRVTSRRGSILVDAMITPTIRTGQAFMPMHYATTNQLTLSHFDPHSRQPSYKNSAVRIEKA; from the coding sequence ATGAGTACCGCAATCAAGCCTACCAAGGCCTCAGCGTCGCTAACGCAAACCACGAACGAAGCCGCGCGTCGGTCGCTGCCCCAGTTCCTGCAAGCACGCAGCGGCAAGATGACTCGAGAGCTGCTGCTAAGTCCTGGCCAACATGGCCTGGGTATGACGCCCGCGTCGTTGGTGGCTGACACGACAACGACCGCGGTGTGCGGATACTGCAGCACTGGATGCGGATTGCGATTGCATGTGCTTGATGGCGAAGCCGTTGGATTGACGCCCGAGACCAACTATCCCGTCAATCTTGGGATGGCCTGTCCTAAGGGCTGGGAAGCTCTTCGAGTCCTTGAATCCGACGACCGTGCACGCGTCCCCAAAGTCCGACGTGCCGATGGCCAGATGGATTCGGTTTCCTGGGATGATGCACTCAACCTGTTCACCGATCGGTTCAAAGCAATCCAAGCCGAGCATGGTAACGATTCCGTTGCATTTCTTAGCACCGGACAGATTCCGTCCGAGGAGATGGCATTCCTGGGAGCCTTGGCCAAGTTCGGAATGAACATCAAGCACGGCGACGGCAACACTCGTCAGTGCATGGCTACCGCGGTTGCCGCGTACAAAGAATCGTTCGGATTTGACGCACCGCCATTCACGTACGACGACTTCGAACAGAGCGATTGCCTTGTCTTTATCGGCGCGAATCCATGTATCGGACATCCGATTCTTTGGGAGCGAGTGCTTCGCAACAAAAACAACCCTGAGATCATTGTCATTGATCCGCGCCGCACGGAAACGGCCATGTCCGCGACCGAGCATCTGCAACTCAGTCCAAAGAGCGACCTGGCGCTGCTGTACTCGATCACTCACTGTTTGATCGAAGGCGGTTTCGTCGACCAAACATTCGTTGAAGCACACACTGATGGCTTCGAAGCGTTACGCAGCCACGTTTCACGTTTTGATGCCGAAACCGTGGCGGCATCATCCGGCATCTCGGCCGAACAAATCCGCCGGGTTGCAGCAAAGATTGGCAAGGGTGACGCAGTTTCGCTGTGGTGGACGATGGGTGTCAACCAAAGTTACGAAGGCACTCGAACAGCGCAAGCGATTATCAACATTGCGTTGATAACGGGGAACATTGGCCGGCCAGGTACGGGCGCCAACAGCATCACCGGCCAGTGCAATGCGATGGGATCTCGATTATGGAGCAACACCACCAACCTATTCGGACATCACAAGTTCGAAAACGCCGATGATCGTTCCAAGGTTGCCGAAGCACTGCAAATTTCCGTCGACACGATCCCAACCGAAGGAAGCTGGTCGTACGATCAAATCATGGAAGGCATCCGCGCGGGCGAGATCAAGGGACTATGGATCATCGCCACCAACCCGGCACATAGCTGGAGCAATCAAGAGGACGCACGGGAACTTCTTGACCAACTCGATTTCCTGGTTGTCCAAGACATGTACGACTCCACAGAAACCGCACATCACGCCGACTTGATCCTGCCCGCCGCCGCGTGGGGTGAAAAGGAAGGAACGTTCATCAACAGCGAACGCCGGTACGGACTGCTAAAGAAAGTTCGCAAAGCCCCCGGCGAAGCCCTTGCAGACTTTCAAATCTTTCGTGCGATCGCTCACTACTGGGGTGTCGGCGAAATGTTCAAACAGTGGACGCATCCCGAGGCCGTCTTTCGAATCATGCAACGTGCCAGCGCAGGCTCGCCGTGCGACATCACCGGAATTACCGGTTACGAACAAATTGACCGCAGCGGCGGTGTGCAGTGGCCATGGTCGGCCGCGGATGCCGAGAACTGCGGGGATGTGGATCCGCCGGTCCAACGGCGACTTTTTTCCGACGGAGAGTTTTGCCATCCCAACGGCAAAGCAAGGTTGATCGTCGATGAAATCACGCCCCCTCCAGAGGCGCCCGATGCTGAATATCCAACGATGTTGTTGACGGGCCGCGGAACCGTTAGCCAGTGGCATACACAAACACGAACCAGCAAGAGCCCGGTGCTTAGAAAACTCTATCCCAATCATTCCTACATCGAAATTCATCCCGACGATGCGACCACGATCGGCGTCGCCAATGGTGATCGCGTCCGTGTGACGTCTCGCCGAGGTTCGATCTTGGTTGATGCGATGATCACGCCGACCATTCGAACCGGACAAGCGTTCATGCCAATGCATTACGCAACCACCAACCAGTTGACGCTAAGCCATTTTGACCCGCACAGTCGTCAACCGAGCTACAAGAATTCTGCTGTTCGAATCGAGAAAGCGTAA
- a CDS encoding ABC transporter ATP-binding protein — MSVVVRPSPSIETRVAPQRPETILSLKNVGKGFGSGVTRTEVLTNINLNVREGEFLAVVGFSGSGKSTFMKLLAGLETPDTGQLLMNGLPIAGPSPDRGLVFQNYSLLPWLTVRGNIALSVDSVFRSWPKAERRDHVEKFIEMVGLGHAAHRRPHELSGGMRQRVSLARTLAMKPKILLLDEPLSALDALTRSVLQEEILKIWEEERQTCVMITNDVDEAILVADRIVPLNPGPNASLGPTFTVELDRPRRATELNHNTTFRGLRNAVTNYLVAVRQKNRDDEAAASTAPKIELPDLQPRSLALPRKSTTNRPIVTS; from the coding sequence ATGAGTGTTGTAGTTCGACCATCGCCTTCCATTGAAACTCGTGTTGCCCCCCAACGCCCCGAAACGATCCTGTCGTTGAAAAATGTAGGTAAGGGATTTGGTAGCGGAGTGACTCGAACGGAGGTTTTAACGAACATCAATTTGAATGTCCGCGAAGGCGAATTCCTGGCCGTCGTCGGGTTCTCGGGCAGCGGCAAGTCGACCTTCATGAAGTTACTGGCGGGTTTGGAGACACCCGACACCGGCCAACTATTGATGAATGGTTTACCGATCGCCGGCCCCAGTCCTGATCGTGGACTGGTGTTTCAAAATTACTCGTTGCTGCCGTGGCTAACGGTGCGAGGAAACATCGCGTTGTCAGTCGATAGCGTGTTTCGAAGTTGGCCCAAAGCCGAACGACGCGATCATGTCGAAAAGTTCATTGAAATGGTCGGTCTGGGTCATGCCGCCCATCGTCGGCCGCATGAACTATCCGGTGGGATGCGACAACGCGTCTCCCTTGCCCGAACGCTGGCAATGAAACCCAAGATTTTATTGCTAGATGAACCGCTGTCCGCACTCGATGCGCTTACTCGATCGGTGCTGCAAGAAGAGATCCTGAAGATCTGGGAGGAAGAGCGGCAGACCTGTGTGATGATCACCAACGATGTTGATGAGGCGATCTTGGTTGCCGACCGGATCGTTCCGCTTAACCCAGGACCTAACGCGTCGCTGGGTCCGACCTTCACAGTCGAACTCGACCGGCCGCGACGGGCAACGGAACTCAACCACAACACGACATTTCGCGGACTACGTAACGCGGTAACCAACTACTTAGTCGCCGTACGCCAGAAAAACCGTGACGACGAAGCAGCCGCATCAACGGCACCAAAAATCGAACTTCCGGACTTACAACCACGCAGCCTGGCGCTGCCTCGCAAGTCAACGACGAACCGACCGATCGTCACCAGCTAA
- a CDS encoding ABC transporter permease — MPVLEPFVRLAAGEDPKEQLAGIAKYVLLPAVAVAIFLAMWSAAAKTIITESGELPSPTATWLAGKELFAMHQQQRADDAAKKQDKLMQAVQFMVDAKKLERRASSANDTDKTTLLSNALILKKKAVQAANYTPTSAPTFVDQIFTSLKTVFFGFILATVIAVPVGVLCGMSSWFNAAMTPFIQIFKPVSPLAWLPLAAVVIIWAYRNSQPGETFFDKAFLISAATVSLCSLWPTLVNTTLGVASVDKDYLNVARVLKLSWWQKLYKIILPASLPLMFAGLRISLGVGWMVLIAADMLAQNPGLGKFVWDEFQNGSSLTYARIAFSVIVIGVIGLVLDRTMICLRNLVSFGNPAAA, encoded by the coding sequence ATGCCCGTTCTAGAACCCTTTGTCCGGCTTGCTGCGGGAGAGGATCCCAAGGAGCAATTGGCAGGTATCGCCAAGTATGTGCTGTTGCCAGCGGTTGCCGTCGCAATCTTTCTTGCGATGTGGTCAGCCGCAGCAAAAACGATCATCACCGAAAGTGGCGAATTGCCCAGCCCAACTGCCACTTGGCTGGCAGGTAAGGAGTTGTTCGCGATGCATCAACAACAACGCGCCGACGATGCGGCAAAGAAGCAAGACAAGTTAATGCAAGCTGTACAGTTCATGGTCGATGCCAAAAAGCTTGAACGCCGAGCGTCCTCGGCCAACGATACAGACAAAACAACTTTGCTTTCCAACGCTTTGATTTTAAAGAAAAAGGCCGTTCAAGCTGCCAACTATACGCCGACAAGTGCGCCCACATTTGTCGATCAGATCTTCACAAGTTTAAAGACCGTCTTCTTCGGATTCATCCTTGCAACCGTGATCGCGGTGCCCGTAGGCGTGCTTTGCGGCATGAGTTCTTGGTTCAATGCGGCGATGACACCGTTTATCCAAATCTTCAAACCCGTGTCGCCACTTGCATGGCTTCCGCTTGCCGCGGTCGTGATCATTTGGGCGTACCGAAATTCACAGCCGGGCGAGACCTTCTTTGACAAAGCATTCTTGATCTCGGCGGCGACAGTTTCTCTTTGCTCGCTCTGGCCAACCTTGGTCAACACGACGCTCGGCGTCGCGAGCGTTGACAAAGATTACTTGAACGTTGCTCGCGTCTTGAAATTGTCTTGGTGGCAGAAGCTCTACAAGATCATCTTGCCAGCAAGTCTTCCCCTGATGTTCGCGGGACTTCGAATCAGTTTGGGTGTTGGTTGGATGGTTCTGATTGCGGCCGACATGTTGGCACAGAATCCAGGACTCGGAAAGTTCGTTTGGGATGAATTCCAAAACGGCTCCTCACTGACCTACGCTCGGATCGCTTTCAGCGTAATCGTCATTGGAGTGATTGGACTGGTTCTCGATCGCACCATGATCTGTTTGCGAAACCTGGTCAGCTTTGGCAATCCGGCGGCCGCTTGA
- a CDS encoding GAF domain-containing protein codes for MIAPPNLLSDSLLVDARTYKVDESRILNPDDSALCRLAVKSIVTGMAEVLTGDDQSDPVGAALAIPIYRNHAIISIAVLAIAPKSAGTGVFEIWEPVDPYEELRLRGGYFAQLERFSNVSSFVRFEKGNGLPGQVWSLAKSVIHDDLPNHVGFLRAAGASAGLLSTAIGIPVINQTLLSAVVMISSSSNPIAKAFEIWTVEEGRFVLDSSAYQSDGESGRIALGSTLSLGEGLPGLARQHEGAVTTDSTTALASGRVDGQPTFSGGLAIPFYVGNELNSVATLCF; via the coding sequence ATGATCGCGCCACCCAACCTATTGAGTGACTCCCTTCTGGTCGATGCCCGAACTTACAAGGTCGATGAATCAAGGATTCTAAACCCTGATGATTCAGCACTGTGTCGGTTGGCGGTCAAGTCAATTGTCACCGGGATGGCAGAGGTACTGACCGGCGATGACCAGTCAGATCCTGTCGGCGCAGCGCTAGCGATTCCGATTTACCGCAATCATGCGATCATTAGCATTGCCGTTCTCGCGATTGCTCCCAAATCGGCCGGCACCGGCGTTTTCGAAATTTGGGAGCCCGTTGATCCGTACGAAGAACTGCGGCTTCGTGGCGGCTACTTCGCACAGCTCGAGAGGTTTTCAAACGTCAGTTCGTTTGTTCGATTTGAAAAGGGCAACGGTTTGCCGGGACAAGTTTGGTCGCTTGCAAAAAGCGTCATCCATGACGATCTACCCAACCATGTGGGATTCCTGCGAGCGGCGGGCGCGTCGGCCGGACTGCTTAGCACCGCAATCGGGATCCCTGTGATCAACCAGACGCTGTTATCGGCTGTCGTGATGATCAGCTCGTCCTCGAATCCAATCGCTAAAGCATTTGAGATATGGACGGTCGAAGAGGGCCGCTTCGTGCTTGATTCGTCGGCATATCAATCGGATGGAGAATCCGGCCGAATTGCGTTGGGTTCAACGCTGTCACTCGGCGAGGGTCTCCCCGGACTCGCTCGCCAACACGAGGGCGCCGTGACGACAGACAGCACCACCGCCCTGGCCTCCGGCCGAGTCGATGGTCAACCAACTTTTAGTGGCGGATTGGCTATTCCCTTCTATGTCGGCAACGAACTGAATAGTGTCGCAACGCTGTGCTTTTAA
- a CDS encoding ABC transporter ATP-binding protein, whose product MAGYVEMYRLGKTYDTPNGPAVIVEDFNLNMQQGEYICLLGHSGCGKSTVLSMVAGLNEITDGGVVVANHEIDGPGPDRGVVFQSPCLMPWMTAMDNVLLGVNQVYPHGTTSQKRDIAGYYLTLVGLGNSLGVRASSLSQGMQQRVGIARAFALKPKMLLLDEPFGMLDSLTRMELQEILLEILKRDKITTLMITHDVDEALFMSDRVVMMTNGPRARVGKIIDVPFDRPRVRADVLDHPEYYDYRADMIRFLEDQDHKKLKADAEKLEALKAKNAQELQQQA is encoded by the coding sequence ATGGCCGGTTACGTCGAAATGTATCGCCTCGGAAAAACCTACGACACGCCCAACGGGCCTGCCGTGATTGTCGAGGACTTTAATCTGAACATGCAGCAAGGCGAATACATTTGCTTGCTCGGTCACTCGGGGTGCGGCAAGTCAACAGTGCTGTCGATGGTGGCGGGGCTCAACGAAATCACGGATGGCGGAGTCGTCGTTGCCAACCACGAAATTGACGGTCCCGGACCGGACCGTGGTGTTGTTTTTCAATCACCGTGTCTGATGCCATGGATGACAGCCATGGACAATGTGTTGCTGGGCGTCAATCAGGTTTACCCGCACGGTACGACGAGTCAGAAACGCGACATTGCAGGTTACTACCTGACGCTGGTCGGTTTGGGCAACAGTCTAGGCGTGCGTGCCAGTTCGCTAAGCCAAGGAATGCAACAAAGGGTCGGCATCGCAAGAGCGTTCGCGTTGAAACCCAAGATGTTGTTGCTAGACGAACCGTTCGGAATGCTGGATTCACTGACCCGCATGGAACTGCAAGAGATCCTTCTTGAGATCTTAAAAAGAGACAAGATCACGACATTGATGATTACGCACGATGTCGATGAAGCGTTATTCATGAGCGACCGTGTGGTCATGATGACCAACGGGCCACGCGCCCGAGTTGGAAAAATCATCGACGTTCCGTTTGACAGGCCACGAGTTCGTGCCGACGTGCTCGATCACCCCGAGTACTACGACTATCGAGCCGACATGATCCGATTCTTGGAAGACCAAGATCACAAAAAGCTAAAGGCTGACGCCGAAAAACTTGAGGCTCTCAAAGCCAAAAACGCCCAAGAATTGCAGCAACAAGCATGA
- a CDS encoding CmpA/NrtA family ABC transporter substrate-binding protein: MQMLHIGLRAPHHLLLLLLMLASIAGCSSNAITLEDLEAAAAKLEKADEERVVADGETASSPTEESAVTEILNIEKPNLKFGFIKLTDCAPLVIAKEKGYFEDEGLSVEVEAQSNWKILLDRVIDGQLDGAHMLAGQPIGATIGIGTTSPIITAYSLDYNGNGITVSNEIWTKMQENDPELKKPQPKHPISANSLKPIVDQYKRDGKDFNMGMVFPVSTHNYEIRYWLAASGIHPGFYNEQNIQGTVDADVILSVTPPPQMPSTLEAGTILGYCVGEPWNQKAVVDGIGVPVTTNYDIWKNNPEKVFGVSEQWNEKYPNTHIAVVKALIRAGKWLDEKDADGNLVNRQEACQILSKKDYVGADVGVIEKSMLGTFVFQKSDVRPMPDFNVFFDHQASFPHYSDCVWFLTQMRRWGQITEPKPASWYAETAKKIYKPSIYRKASAMLVAEGKVDADAFPAADYDGYREPTSEFIDGNTYDAKDPIGYINSFTIGNKEDSTLEKQ; encoded by the coding sequence ATGCAAATGCTTCACATCGGACTCCGAGCGCCTCATCACTTGCTCCTGTTACTTCTGATGCTCGCATCGATTGCCGGTTGCAGCAGCAACGCAATCACGCTGGAAGATTTGGAGGCAGCGGCGGCAAAGCTGGAGAAAGCTGATGAAGAAAGAGTTGTCGCGGACGGCGAGACAGCTTCAAGTCCGACCGAAGAATCGGCCGTGACTGAGATTTTAAATATCGAAAAGCCGAACTTAAAGTTTGGCTTTATCAAGTTGACGGATTGCGCGCCGCTGGTCATCGCCAAAGAAAAGGGCTACTTCGAAGACGAGGGGCTCAGTGTTGAAGTCGAGGCACAATCGAACTGGAAAATTCTTCTCGACCGAGTCATTGATGGCCAATTGGACGGCGCTCATATGTTGGCCGGACAACCGATTGGAGCCACGATCGGTATCGGAACGACGTCACCGATCATCACCGCCTACAGCCTTGATTACAACGGGAACGGCATCACGGTCAGCAATGAAATCTGGACCAAGATGCAAGAGAACGACCCCGAGCTGAAAAAGCCGCAGCCCAAGCATCCGATCTCGGCTAACTCGCTTAAGCCGATTGTTGATCAATACAAAAGAGATGGTAAAGATTTCAACATGGGCATGGTATTTCCCGTGTCGACGCACAACTATGAAATTCGCTACTGGCTAGCAGCGTCGGGAATCCATCCTGGTTTCTACAACGAGCAAAACATTCAAGGCACCGTAGACGCAGATGTGATCCTGTCGGTCACTCCTCCGCCACAAATGCCGTCGACCTTAGAAGCCGGCACGATTCTGGGCTACTGCGTCGGTGAACCCTGGAATCAGAAAGCCGTTGTCGATGGAATTGGTGTTCCCGTCACAACGAACTATGACATCTGGAAAAACAACCCCGAGAAAGTGTTCGGGGTTTCCGAGCAGTGGAACGAGAAGTATCCGAACACGCACATCGCCGTCGTCAAAGCGTTGATCCGAGCCGGCAAATGGCTCGATGAAAAAGACGCAGATGGCAACTTGGTGAATCGCCAGGAAGCTTGTCAGATTTTGAGTAAGAAGGACTACGTCGGAGCTGACGTGGGCGTGATCGAAAAATCCATGTTGGGAACGTTCGTCTTTCAGAAAAGCGACGTTCGACCGATGCCCGATTTCAACGTTTTCTTTGACCACCAGGCAAGCTTCCCTCACTACAGCGACTGCGTGTGGTTTCTAACCCAGATGCGTCGTTGGGGACAGATTACCGAACCCAAGCCGGCCAGTTGGTACGCCGAAACGGCCAAGAAAATCTACAAGCCGTCTATCTACCGCAAAGCTTCGGCGATGCTGGTTGCCGAAGGCAAGGTCGACGCGGACGCGTTCCCGGCCGCCGACTACGACGGCTATCGCGAACCGACTTCGGAATTCATTGACGGCAACACCTACGACGCAAAAGACCCAATCGGCTACATCAACAGCTTTACGATTGGGAATAAAGAAGATAGCACGCTCGAGAAGCAGTAG